A region from the Rufibacter sp. DG15C genome encodes:
- the dut gene encoding dUTP diphosphatase, with protein MNSSLSVKVINLGKHPLPHYQTEQSAGMDLRANLEASITLKPLQRALVSTGLSIELPEGYEAQIRPRSGLAFKHGISIVNTPGTIDADYRGEIKVLLVNLSDTDFVVEDGERIAQMVVARHERVVWQAAEELSSTERGAGGYGSTGTK; from the coding sequence ATGAATTCTTCGCTTTCTGTTAAAGTCATCAATTTAGGCAAGCACCCGTTGCCGCATTACCAAACCGAGCAATCAGCGGGCATGGACTTGCGGGCCAATCTGGAGGCTTCTATCACGCTTAAACCGTTGCAACGCGCGCTGGTCTCTACGGGCCTCAGCATTGAACTGCCCGAAGGCTACGAGGCCCAGATTCGTCCCCGCAGCGGGCTGGCCTTCAAACACGGGATCTCCATTGTGAACACGCCCGGCACCATTGACGCCGATTACCGCGGCGAAATAAAAGTATTACTGGTCAATCTATCTGATACGGACTTTGTGGTGGAAGACGGCGAGCGCATTGCCCAGATGGTAGTAGCTAGGCACGAGCGCGTGGTGTGGCAAGCCGCTGAAGAGCTGTCTTCTACTGAAAGAGGGGCTGGTGGTTACGGCAGCACCGGTACCAAATAA
- a CDS encoding sugar nucleotidyltransferase gives MRIIVPMAGMGKRMRPHTLTVPKPLIPIAGKPIVQRLVEDIAKVCQEPIEEVAFIIGHFGEEVEARLIKIAESVGAKGSIHYQEEPLGTAHAILCAQSALKGNVVVAFADTLFKADFTLDTSAEGTIWVQKVEDPRPFGVVKLNEQGQITEFVEKPQEFVSDLAIIGIYYFKDGEYLRNELQYLLDNDIKDKGEYQLTNALENMKSKGSVFIPGPISEWLDCGNKDATVYTNQRYLEYIKDEEGLVAASAKLNNTVIIPPVYIGENVVLNNSVVGPHVSIGNNTQVDGSVLSNSIVQENSKIKSALIANSMVGNHVVYEKAPADLSLGDYNTLRD, from the coding sequence ATGAGAATAATAGTACCAATGGCCGGCATGGGCAAACGCATGCGCCCCCACACGCTTACTGTTCCTAAACCATTGATTCCTATTGCGGGCAAGCCCATTGTGCAGCGCCTGGTAGAAGATATTGCCAAAGTATGCCAGGAGCCTATTGAAGAAGTAGCCTTCATCATAGGACACTTCGGTGAAGAGGTTGAGGCCCGTTTAATCAAAATTGCCGAATCTGTGGGCGCTAAAGGTTCTATCCATTACCAGGAAGAGCCACTGGGTACGGCCCACGCCATCCTATGCGCCCAAAGCGCCTTGAAAGGCAACGTAGTTGTAGCCTTTGCTGACACGCTTTTCAAAGCAGACTTTACCTTAGATACTTCTGCGGAAGGCACTATCTGGGTGCAAAAAGTAGAAGATCCGCGTCCGTTTGGCGTGGTGAAACTGAACGAGCAAGGCCAGATCACGGAGTTTGTGGAGAAACCGCAGGAGTTTGTGTCTGACCTGGCCATCATTGGTATCTATTACTTTAAGGACGGCGAGTACCTGCGCAACGAGTTGCAGTACCTGCTGGACAATGACATCAAGGACAAAGGCGAGTACCAGTTGACCAACGCGCTGGAGAACATGAAGAGCAAAGGTTCTGTGTTCATCCCGGGCCCCATCTCTGAGTGGCTGGACTGCGGTAACAAAGACGCTACCGTGTACACCAACCAGCGCTACTTAGAATACATCAAAGACGAAGAAGGACTAGTGGCCGCCTCCGCCAAGTTGAACAACACCGTTATCATTCCTCCGGTTTATATTGGAGAAAATGTAGTGCTTAACAATTCAGTGGTAGGTCCGCACGTTTCCATTGGAAATAACACGCAGGTAGACGGTTCTGTACTGAGCAACAGCATAGTGCAGGAGAACAGCAAGATTAAAAGTGCCCTCATTGCAAACTCAATGGTAGGAAACCATGTTGTCTATGAGAAAGCACCGGCAGATCTTAGCCTAGGCGACTACAACACCCTGCGCGACTAG
- a CDS encoding tetratricopeptide repeat protein — protein MLKRGLTIVAALCGLVVTAEPGYAQSDRKKQKEGAVEAAAQVALPALSTQEAQLSESYFLEGMKFFLLEEYAKALDRFQRAYAISPSNAAVNYKIAETSLLLGSARGALPFAKAALELEPSNPYYHLLLGQIYTNQQQVEEAIKVFARLTQELPNTEQYLFNLTDLYLAKGRLDDALKTLAQIEVKYGYIEEVSFKKQQIYLKQNNLAQALKEGENLIIANPEEVRYVLAQAEMLAANKRLPEATAMAERALKVAPDNAYGRLMLADLLRQQGKVAEGEIQLEMAFGNAGLDIDTKVKILVDYIRRLPDEKVAVQAMKLAELTTKAHPREAKAFAVAGDIYANSDRKQAARDNYLKAVKLDPGHYKIWQQIVLLDGEMNQTDSLILHSEQALEFFPNQAMFWFYNGTAHLINKNYPKASKALEYGRRLSAGNPELLMQFNMQLGDAYHAMEQYELSDQAYETVLAMDPNNPHALNNYSYFLSVRGQNLAKAKIMANILVSNHPDNATYLDTYAWVLYKLKDFQEAKRLLEKAVSLSSDATIIEHFGDVLYQLGQRELALKQWVKANQVGGASQVISKKIKDKKLYE, from the coding sequence ATGTTGAAAAGAGGACTCACGATAGTGGCCGCTCTGTGCGGGTTGGTAGTTACAGCAGAGCCGGGCTATGCCCAGTCTGACCGTAAAAAGCAGAAGGAGGGAGCCGTAGAGGCTGCTGCCCAGGTTGCGTTGCCAGCCTTAAGCACTCAGGAGGCCCAACTAAGTGAGTCCTATTTTCTAGAAGGCATGAAGTTCTTCCTGTTGGAGGAATATGCCAAAGCCCTGGACCGGTTTCAACGGGCCTACGCCATTAGTCCGTCCAATGCCGCCGTCAACTACAAGATAGCCGAGACCAGTTTGCTGCTGGGCAGCGCGCGCGGAGCTTTGCCGTTTGCCAAGGCGGCGTTAGAACTGGAACCTTCCAATCCTTATTACCATCTGCTACTGGGTCAAATCTATACCAACCAACAGCAGGTAGAGGAAGCCATCAAGGTCTTCGCGCGGCTCACCCAAGAGCTGCCTAACACCGAGCAGTATCTCTTCAACCTCACCGACTTGTACCTGGCCAAAGGGCGTTTAGATGACGCCTTGAAGACCTTGGCGCAGATAGAGGTGAAGTACGGATACATAGAAGAAGTCTCTTTCAAGAAGCAGCAGATTTACCTCAAGCAGAACAACCTGGCGCAGGCCCTGAAAGAAGGCGAGAACCTGATTATAGCCAACCCAGAGGAAGTACGCTATGTGCTGGCCCAGGCCGAAATGCTGGCTGCCAACAAACGCCTACCCGAAGCCACCGCCATGGCCGAACGCGCCTTGAAAGTGGCCCCAGACAACGCCTATGGCCGTCTCATGCTGGCAGACCTCTTGCGTCAACAGGGGAAAGTGGCAGAAGGCGAAATACAACTGGAAATGGCCTTCGGGAATGCCGGTCTGGACATTGACACCAAGGTGAAGATTCTGGTGGACTACATCAGGCGACTGCCCGATGAGAAGGTGGCTGTGCAAGCCATGAAACTGGCCGAGCTCACCACCAAAGCACACCCGCGCGAGGCCAAGGCCTTTGCCGTGGCCGGAGACATATACGCCAACTCAGACCGCAAACAGGCTGCCCGTGATAACTACTTGAAAGCCGTAAAGCTGGACCCGGGGCACTACAAGATCTGGCAACAGATTGTCTTACTAGACGGCGAGATGAACCAAACCGACTCGCTAATCCTCCATTCTGAACAGGCGCTGGAGTTCTTCCCCAACCAAGCCATGTTCTGGTTCTATAACGGCACTGCACACCTTATCAACAAGAACTATCCCAAGGCCTCTAAGGCATTGGAGTACGGTAGAAGGCTTTCTGCGGGCAACCCAGAATTGTTGATGCAATTTAACATGCAGCTAGGCGATGCCTATCATGCCATGGAGCAGTATGAGCTTTCTGACCAGGCCTATGAGACGGTGCTGGCCATGGACCCGAACAATCCGCACGCCTTAAACAACTACAGCTACTTTTTGTCCGTGCGCGGGCAGAATCTGGCCAAGGCTAAAATAATGGCCAATATCTTGGTATCTAATCATCCTGACAATGCCACGTACCTAGACACCTACGCGTGGGTGCTCTACAAACTGAAAGATTTTCAGGAAGCCAAACGCCTTTTAGAAAAGGCCGTATCCCTGTCTTCTGATGCCACCATCATTGAACACTTCGGTGATGTGCTTTACCAATTGGGGCAGCGTGAATTAGCGCTCAAGCAGTGGGTAAAGGCCAACCAGGTGGGCGGTGCCTCGCAGGTCATCAGTAAGAAGATTAAAGACAAAAAACTCTATGAATAA
- a CDS encoding DUF4292 domain-containing protein: MNNKFLTLWAVSLFLFASCKKDIVPEASTGAGPETINKVNVVNTDYNYLSAKGNVQLESQNLSANVTMRLKKDEVIWASVSKLGIEAVRLKVTPDSVFMVNRLKQEYFAGTYALLQEKYKIDVNFKELQDMLVGNFVAGDPAKEKYMDMGPVQHVRQLRNNLQVDQFVDTTRYKLKRVEVRNLNNKDLMTMDYQEFDNVNGKPFPMALLLTIQQPEGNTAKTTVVAVKHKQVSVSETSLDFPFSVPSDYERK, from the coding sequence ATGAATAACAAGTTCCTGACGCTTTGGGCTGTTTCTCTCTTTTTATTTGCCAGCTGTAAGAAAGACATTGTCCCAGAAGCCTCCACTGGCGCCGGACCAGAGACCATCAACAAGGTCAACGTGGTCAATACGGATTACAACTACCTGTCTGCCAAAGGAAATGTGCAGCTAGAAAGCCAGAACCTGAGCGCCAACGTGACCATGCGCTTAAAGAAGGACGAAGTTATCTGGGCTTCTGTGTCTAAGCTGGGCATTGAAGCAGTGCGCTTGAAAGTGACGCCAGACTCTGTCTTCATGGTCAATCGTTTAAAGCAGGAATACTTTGCCGGAACCTATGCGCTCTTGCAGGAGAAGTACAAGATTGACGTGAACTTCAAGGAGTTGCAGGACATGCTGGTGGGTAATTTTGTGGCCGGAGATCCTGCCAAGGAGAAATACATGGACATGGGCCCCGTGCAGCACGTGCGCCAATTGCGCAACAACCTGCAGGTAGACCAGTTTGTGGACACTACTCGCTACAAGCTCAAAAGAGTAGAGGTGCGCAACCTCAACAACAAAGACTTGATGACCATGGACTATCAGGAATTTGACAACGTGAACGGCAAACCATTCCCTATGGCTTTGCTCTTAACCATCCAGCAACCAGAGGGAAATACAGCCAAAACAACCGTAGTCGCGGTCAAGCACAAACAGGTTTCAGTATCGGAAACTTCCTTGGATTTTCCTTTTTCTGTACCTTCGGACTATGAACGCAAATAG
- a CDS encoding murein hydrolase activator EnvC, with the protein MVGSVGVDAQQRQTTRTKTTTRKAPVRKTTSKKAPAKTPVKSKAQLEREKRENLRRIQEANRILEQTAQKKQASLGQLNVIKEKITVQKGMIRNISSEINYLDKDLSATEEKVGETQMNLARLKEEYAQLIYAASKSSNSYNKLMFLFASKSFNQMMRRMSYLRQYTEARKKQAAAIERTQQNLSQHLTTLTTQKQRKKSLLTVQLQENKNLLSMRDEQDQVVQQLSLQEQSLKQEVEKRQEAVRKLDRLIENLVREEIARAARAAEAAARAKAAREAAAAAKAGKPVPAASDNDEPAAPRSSNKVALTPEGELVSSNFAGNKGKFAWPVERGFISQRFGRHAHPVLKGVVIENRGLDIQTGANEKVRTIFGGKVLAVQTIPGMNNIVMIQHGEYFTVYAKLRSVNVSEGQQLSAKDVIGTVYTDQEGTSELQFQIWKNQTNLNPEGWLLRK; encoded by the coding sequence ATGGTTGGTTCTGTGGGGGTAGACGCCCAACAGAGACAAACCACGCGTACCAAAACCACCACCAGAAAAGCCCCAGTTAGGAAAACAACCTCCAAAAAGGCTCCTGCCAAGACACCCGTTAAAAGCAAAGCCCAGCTAGAGCGCGAAAAGCGGGAGAACCTGCGCCGCATCCAGGAGGCCAACCGCATTCTGGAGCAGACCGCCCAAAAGAAGCAGGCCTCCCTGGGCCAGCTGAACGTGATCAAAGAGAAAATCACGGTGCAGAAGGGCATGATCCGGAACATCTCTTCTGAGATCAACTACCTTGACAAAGACCTGAGCGCCACCGAGGAAAAAGTAGGCGAGACCCAGATGAATTTGGCGCGCCTGAAGGAAGAGTATGCCCAATTGATTTATGCGGCCTCCAAGTCCTCTAACAGCTACAATAAGCTCATGTTCCTGTTCGCCTCCAAGTCCTTTAACCAGATGATGCGGCGCATGAGCTACCTGCGCCAATACACCGAAGCCCGTAAAAAGCAGGCCGCCGCCATTGAGCGCACCCAGCAGAACCTCAGCCAGCACCTTACCACGCTTACCACCCAGAAGCAACGAAAAAAGAGCCTCTTGACCGTGCAGCTGCAGGAAAACAAGAACCTGTTGTCCATGCGTGATGAGCAGGACCAAGTGGTGCAGCAATTGAGCTTGCAAGAACAATCTTTGAAGCAGGAGGTAGAAAAAAGACAAGAGGCCGTCCGCAAACTGGACAGGTTGATTGAAAACTTGGTGCGCGAAGAGATTGCCAGAGCCGCCCGCGCCGCCGAGGCCGCCGCCAGAGCCAAAGCTGCTCGTGAAGCCGCCGCTGCCGCCAAAGCGGGTAAGCCAGTACCTGCAGCCTCAGACAATGATGAACCTGCCGCCCCGCGTAGTAGTAACAAAGTAGCCCTTACCCCGGAAGGCGAATTAGTGTCTTCAAACTTCGCCGGCAACAAAGGGAAGTTTGCCTGGCCAGTGGAGCGTGGGTTTATTTCGCAGCGCTTCGGGCGTCATGCCCACCCGGTTTTGAAAGGCGTGGTGATAGAAAACCGCGGACTGGATATTCAGACGGGGGCCAATGAGAAAGTGCGCACCATCTTTGGCGGCAAAGTCTTGGCGGTACAGACCATCCCGGGCATGAACAACATCGTCATGATTCAGCACGGCGAGTATTTCACGGTCTATGCTAAACTGCGCAGCGTGAACGTCTCTGAAGGCCAGCAACTAAGTGCTAAAGATGTGATTGGCACCGTGTACACAGACCAGGAAGGCACCTCAGAACTGCAGTTCCAAATCTGGAAGAACCAAACCAACCTCAATCCAGAAGGCTGGTTGCTACGGAAGTAA
- a CDS encoding SAM-dependent methyltransferase, whose protein sequence is MSTKGTLFLIPTVLAEDTANAVICRQVAEVTAQLKYFLVENARTARRYIKSIAPTQVIEELQITVIDKDSSDTELSAALKPLLAGQDGGVVSEAGCPGVADPGAELARLAHQNGIKVVPLVGPSAILMGLMASGFNGQSFAFHGYLPIEKRDRLQALRGLEKEMQQKDQTQIFMETPYRNRQMIEDLLQNLSKDTKLCIAANITGPNEFIQTKTVANWKGKVPDLHKQPAVFLIYKR, encoded by the coding sequence ATGAGCACCAAAGGCACCCTATTCCTCATCCCCACGGTCTTGGCAGAAGATACCGCCAACGCCGTCATTTGCCGGCAAGTGGCTGAAGTCACCGCGCAATTAAAGTACTTTCTAGTGGAGAATGCCCGCACGGCCCGCCGCTACATCAAATCCATTGCACCAACGCAGGTCATTGAAGAATTGCAGATTACGGTCATTGACAAAGACTCGTCAGACACTGAACTGTCGGCAGCGCTGAAGCCCTTGCTGGCAGGCCAGGACGGCGGCGTAGTCTCTGAGGCGGGTTGTCCCGGCGTGGCAGACCCCGGCGCAGAACTGGCTCGGTTGGCACACCAGAACGGCATCAAAGTAGTGCCCTTAGTAGGACCTTCAGCGATTTTGATGGGTTTGATGGCGTCTGGCTTCAATGGACAGTCCTTCGCGTTTCATGGGTATTTGCCTATTGAAAAACGGGACCGGTTACAAGCTTTGCGCGGACTGGAGAAGGAGATGCAGCAGAAAGACCAAACCCAGATTTTCATGGAGACGCCCTACCGCAACCGCCAGATGATTGAGGACCTGCTACAGAACTTAAGCAAGGACACCAAACTCTGCATTGCAGCCAACATCACCGGCCCCAATGAATTCATCCAAACCAAGACCGTGGCTAACTGGAAAGGCAAAGTTCCAGATCTGCACAAACAGCCGGCGGTGTTTTTGATTTATAAACGGTAG
- a CDS encoding alpha/beta fold hydrolase, translating into MELHYRTLGEGSPLIIMHGLFGTSDNWQTLGKQFSETHQVYLLDLRNHGRSPHSDEFSYQLMTDDLAEFIEQHNIQNPIILGHSMGGKVAMNFAVQHPDKLSKLIVADIAPKAYPPHHDAILEGLRSIDLNTLQSRNDADAILAQKESDVGTRMFLLKNLYRKEDNTFGWRLNIDAIEANLPSILDQVVSDTPFNKPTLFIRGGNSRYIKPEQDTAEIQKLFPQARIETIEGAGHWLHAEKPQEFFAIVNQFLQA; encoded by the coding sequence ATGGAATTACACTATCGCACCCTGGGCGAAGGCTCGCCGCTCATCATCATGCACGGCCTCTTCGGGACCTCAGACAACTGGCAGACCTTGGGCAAGCAATTCTCAGAAACCCACCAAGTGTACCTGCTGGACCTGCGCAACCACGGCCGCTCTCCGCATTCAGATGAGTTCTCCTACCAGTTGATGACCGATGACCTGGCTGAGTTTATTGAACAACACAACATCCAGAACCCTATCATTCTGGGGCATTCCATGGGCGGAAAAGTAGCTATGAATTTTGCCGTGCAACACCCAGACAAACTCTCTAAGTTGATTGTCGCGGACATTGCCCCTAAAGCCTATCCGCCGCACCATGACGCTATTCTGGAAGGTCTACGCTCCATTGATTTGAACACCCTGCAAAGCCGCAACGACGCAGATGCCATATTAGCCCAGAAAGAGAGTGACGTGGGCACGCGCATGTTCCTGCTCAAGAACCTATACCGCAAAGAGGACAACACCTTCGGCTGGCGCTTGAACATTGACGCCATTGAGGCTAACCTGCCCAGCATCCTGGACCAAGTAGTTTCTGACACGCCGTTCAACAAACCTACGCTGTTTATTAGAGGCGGAAATTCCCGTTACATCAAACCAGAGCAAGACACGGCAGAGATTCAAAAGTTGTTCCCGCAGGCGCGCATAGAAACCATTGAAGGAGCCGGCCACTGGCTACACGCCGAAAAGCCGCAGGAGTTCTTTGCCATCGTCAACCAGTTCCTGCAAGCCTAA
- a CDS encoding pyridoxine 5'-phosphate synthase, with the protein MTKLSVNINKIATLRNARGGNRPNVLQTALDCERFGAQGITVHPRPDERHIRYQDVLDLKPAVTTEFNIEGNPTPDFIQLVLSVKPEQVTLVPDAPDAITSNAGWDTIKHKDFLVDIIAQFKEQGIRTSIFVDPDNKQVEGAALTGTDRIELYTEAYASQYLADREKAVAPYAEAAKVAQQCNLGLNAGHDLDLDNLRFLKERLPNLQEVSIGHALICDALYFGLENTIQLYLRQLNY; encoded by the coding sequence ATGACGAAACTGAGCGTAAATATAAATAAAATAGCCACGTTGCGGAACGCCCGCGGCGGCAACCGACCTAATGTTCTTCAAACGGCATTGGACTGCGAACGGTTTGGCGCGCAGGGCATCACCGTGCACCCGCGCCCCGATGAACGCCACATCCGCTACCAAGACGTTCTGGACTTGAAACCCGCCGTCACCACCGAGTTCAACATTGAAGGAAACCCCACGCCAGACTTCATCCAACTGGTCCTTAGCGTGAAGCCCGAGCAAGTAACCTTGGTACCCGATGCCCCCGACGCCATCACCTCTAACGCTGGTTGGGATACCATCAAGCACAAAGATTTTCTGGTAGACATCATCGCGCAGTTTAAAGAGCAGGGCATCAGAACGTCCATTTTTGTAGACCCAGACAACAAGCAGGTAGAAGGCGCCGCCTTGACGGGCACAGACCGCATAGAACTCTACACCGAGGCCTACGCCTCTCAGTACCTGGCAGACCGCGAGAAAGCCGTGGCCCCGTACGCCGAGGCCGCCAAAGTAGCCCAGCAATGCAACCTAGGCCTGAACGCCGGCCATGACCTGGACCTGGACAACCTGCGTTTCCTGAAAGAGCGTCTCCCTAATCTACAGGAAGTTTCCATTGGTCACGCCCTGATTTGTGATGCGCTATATTTTGGCCTGGAGAATACCATTCAACTGTACCTGCGCCAACTCAACTACTAA
- a CDS encoding GatB/YqeY domain-containing protein, protein MSLKANVEAGIKQAMLAKDKTRLQALRSIKSQILLAETEKGGAEELTQDAEMKLLTKSAKQRRDSAEIYRTQGRQDLEEVELAELAVIEEFLPKQLDEGDLRERLLEIIQRVGALGPSDMGKVMGVASRELAGLADGRAISSAVSALLNNTNA, encoded by the coding sequence ATGAGTTTAAAAGCAAACGTAGAAGCAGGTATCAAGCAAGCCATGCTGGCCAAAGACAAGACCCGTCTGCAAGCCTTAAGAAGCATCAAGTCGCAGATTCTTTTAGCCGAAACCGAGAAAGGCGGCGCCGAAGAATTGACCCAGGACGCTGAGATGAAACTGTTGACTAAGTCGGCTAAACAGCGCCGCGACTCAGCTGAGATTTACCGCACCCAGGGCCGTCAGGATTTGGAAGAAGTAGAGTTGGCAGAACTGGCCGTGATTGAGGAGTTTCTGCCTAAGCAACTGGACGAAGGAGATTTGCGTGAGCGTCTTCTGGAAATCATTCAGCGCGTGGGTGCCTTGGGGCCATCAGACATGGGCAAAGTGATGGGCGTAGCCTCCAGAGAACTGGCCGGCCTAGCCGATGGTAGAGCTATCTCCAGCGCGGTAAGCGCATTGTTAAACAATACCAACGCCTAA
- a CDS encoding CvpA family protein — protein MFLLLPVAYGAIKGLWKGLILEVASLAALVIITVFGVKLVSMASPTINEWLGDSAGFLPFLPYLLVFIAIGFAVRFIGLLLKKTVNLTPLGLLDKVGGAFFGALKWGFAVCLLVYFANNAGLDTAFATVKESSVYPFYLEAAPSAWAFVQWVIPVGKDALGALQ, from the coding sequence ATGTTTCTGCTTCTTCCGGTGGCCTATGGCGCCATTAAAGGGTTGTGGAAAGGCTTGATTTTAGAGGTTGCCTCTCTGGCCGCGTTGGTGATTATCACGGTCTTTGGGGTGAAACTAGTGAGCATGGCGTCTCCTACCATCAATGAATGGCTGGGCGACAGCGCCGGCTTCTTGCCGTTTTTGCCATATTTACTGGTGTTCATTGCCATCGGGTTTGCGGTGCGTTTCATTGGCCTTCTCTTGAAGAAGACTGTTAATCTCACGCCGCTGGGGCTGTTGGATAAAGTGGGCGGTGCCTTCTTTGGGGCGCTCAAGTGGGGGTTTGCCGTGTGCCTGCTGGTGTACTTCGCCAACAACGCCGGGTTAGACACTGCCTTTGCCACCGTGAAGGAATCCTCTGTCTATCCTTTTTACTTAGAGGCCGCGCCCAGCGCCTGGGCCTTTGTGCAATGGGTGATTCCGGTGGGCAAAGATGCCTTAGGCGCGCTTCAATAA
- a CDS encoding aminodeoxychorismate/anthranilate synthase component II: MLLLLDNFDSFTYNLYDYFKQIGVEVEVRRNNVSLEELQKLPLEGIVLSPGPGTPEKAGVMPAVIDYYHDRLPMLGICLGHQALGQFFGGQVVKALRPMHGKISEITCAPDPLFANMPQKVQVVRYHSLVVTEAPTSLIPLAQTKEGELMAFKHNRLPLYALQFHPEAALTTHGLTMLKNWVDIVNITTH; this comes from the coding sequence GTGCTTCTGCTCCTGGACAATTTTGATTCGTTCACTTACAACCTCTATGACTATTTTAAACAGATAGGCGTGGAGGTAGAAGTGCGTCGCAACAACGTGTCTTTGGAGGAATTACAGAAGCTTCCCTTAGAAGGTATTGTGCTGTCGCCGGGGCCGGGCACGCCCGAGAAGGCCGGAGTCATGCCAGCCGTTATTGACTACTACCATGACCGGCTGCCCATGCTGGGGATTTGTTTGGGACACCAGGCCTTGGGGCAGTTCTTTGGCGGGCAGGTAGTCAAAGCACTCAGGCCCATGCACGGTAAAATCTCTGAGATTACCTGCGCACCAGACCCTTTGTTTGCTAACATGCCGCAGAAGGTGCAGGTGGTACGCTACCATTCGCTAGTGGTGACAGAGGCGCCGACTTCATTAATACCGCTGGCGCAAACAAAAGAAGGCGAACTGATGGCGTTTAAGCATAACCGATTGCCGCTCTATGCGTTGCAGTTCCACCCCGAGGCGGCTTTGACTACTCATGGGCTCACTATGCTTAAAAATTGGGTAGATATTGTTAATATTACAACCCACTAG
- a CDS encoding alpha/beta fold hydrolase, producing MDLEIKKEGGFEFIDEGEGQVLILLHGLFGALSNWQGVVSHFSKNYRVVIPMMPLYTMPLPQASVPGLVEFVEEFVAFKNLSDLTLLGNSLGGHVALEYAIKNPSYVKRLVLTGSSGLFEDSMGGSFPKRGNYAFVKERVEYTFYYPETATKELVDEVFDITNSNPKVLRIISIAKSAQRNNMAKDLVKITAPTLLIWGLNDTITPPIVAHEFNRLIQNSELHFIDHCCHAPMMEHPDAFNSILDRFLIKTASV from the coding sequence ATGGACCTGGAAATAAAGAAGGAAGGCGGGTTTGAATTCATAGACGAGGGCGAAGGCCAAGTGCTGATTCTGTTACACGGGCTTTTTGGCGCGCTCAGTAACTGGCAGGGGGTGGTGTCGCATTTCAGTAAAAATTACCGGGTAGTCATCCCGATGATGCCTCTGTATACAATGCCTTTGCCGCAAGCCAGTGTGCCTGGGCTGGTGGAGTTTGTAGAGGAGTTTGTGGCCTTCAAGAACCTGTCTGACTTGACCCTACTTGGCAACTCCCTGGGTGGACACGTGGCGTTAGAGTATGCCATTAAAAACCCAAGCTATGTGAAGCGCTTAGTTTTAACAGGGAGCTCCGGGTTGTTTGAAGACTCCATGGGTGGCTCGTTCCCTAAGCGCGGTAACTATGCCTTTGTGAAGGAACGCGTTGAGTATACCTTCTACTACCCAGAGACGGCCACCAAAGAACTGGTAGACGAGGTCTTTGACATCACCAACAGCAATCCCAAAGTGTTGCGCATCATTTCCATTGCCAAGTCGGCGCAGCGTAACAACATGGCAAAAGATTTAGTGAAAATCACAGCGCCTACTTTATTAATCTGGGGTTTGAATGACACCATTACGCCGCCTATTGTGGCGCATGAGTTCAACAGACTCATTCAAAACTCAGAACTGCACTTCATAGACCATTGCTGCCACGCCCCCATGATGGAACATCCAGACGCCTTTAACAGTATCTTAGATAGATTTCTGATAAAGACCGCCTCTGTATGA
- a CDS encoding CBS domain-containing protein: MIAEELINQMVPPLKLSDSGEKAVRWMEEFRLNQLPVVKNRKYLGLVTEDDVLEAKNGDLVLEQIPFDFEHVHVQQNQHFYSVMELAIKNKVQVVPVLDELHEYLGVITVSDTIAAFGQMSAMQGQGGILVLSMAERDYSLSEISRLVESNNAKILSAYVSPDEVDVFQMKLTLKINTADLTRIVATLERFGYKITAQFQDAGNTDEDQDRLDMLMRYLNV; encoded by the coding sequence ATGATTGCCGAAGAATTGATTAATCAAATGGTGCCTCCGTTAAAACTCTCTGACTCAGGGGAAAAGGCGGTGAGGTGGATGGAAGAGTTCAGGCTGAACCAGCTGCCCGTGGTCAAAAACCGGAAATATCTGGGCTTGGTCACGGAAGACGATGTGCTGGAGGCAAAAAATGGTGACCTTGTTTTAGAACAGATTCCCTTTGACTTTGAGCACGTGCATGTGCAGCAGAACCAGCACTTTTACAGTGTTATGGAACTGGCCATCAAAAACAAGGTGCAGGTAGTACCGGTTCTGGATGAATTGCATGAGTACTTAGGGGTCATCACAGTAAGCGACACCATTGCCGCCTTCGGGCAGATGTCTGCTATGCAGGGACAGGGAGGAATTCTGGTGTTGAGCATGGCGGAACGGGACTACTCGCTCTCGGAGATAAGCCGTCTGGTTGAGTCTAACAACGCCAAGATTTTGAGCGCCTACGTCTCTCCAGATGAGGTAGATGTTTTTCAGATGAAGCTTACCTTGAAGATCAATACCGCAGACCTTACCAGAATTGTGGCTACGTTAGAGCGCTTCGGGTATAAAATTACGGCTCAGTTCCAAGATGCAGGCAACACAGATGAGGACCAAGACCGCTTGGATATGCTCATGCGGTATCTAAATGTATAA